The following are from one region of the Pseudodesulfovibrio piezophilus C1TLV30 genome:
- a CDS encoding ABC transporter substrate-binding protein — protein sequence MKRLVIVLALVLSFMFAASVASAGKIEDVKAAGVLVCGVKDSVNLFGFIDPDTKDLVGFDVDVCKYIASKLGVKTEFKVVTSKNRIPMLAQGSVDILAATMTHKFSRDEQIDFSITYFMDGQKLLVKKGSGILSTDDLVNKKVGTVKGSTSEKNIKAAQPKAQVISYDEYPQAFMALKQGKVKAVTTDSGILAGLKAGDDNPDNWEIVGEFFSSEPYGLGVPSNDSAFRDFVNKALNEMWLDGSYQKTFKKWMGYDLPAGWSIEIWPM from the coding sequence ATGAAACGTCTGGTTATCGTTCTGGCTTTGGTATTGTCCTTCATGTTCGCGGCATCTGTGGCCTCGGCCGGCAAAATTGAAGATGTTAAAGCTGCCGGTGTACTTGTCTGTGGTGTTAAGGACTCTGTGAATCTTTTTGGTTTCATTGACCCTGACACCAAGGATCTGGTTGGCTTTGATGTTGACGTTTGCAAGTACATTGCTTCCAAACTGGGTGTGAAGACTGAATTTAAAGTGGTTACTTCCAAGAATCGTATCCCGATGTTGGCTCAAGGGTCAGTCGATATCCTGGCCGCAACCATGACTCACAAGTTCTCTCGTGACGAGCAGATTGATTTTTCAATCACCTACTTCATGGATGGTCAAAAGCTCCTTGTGAAGAAGGGATCTGGCATTCTGTCCACAGATGACTTGGTGAACAAGAAAGTTGGAACTGTTAAAGGGTCAACTTCAGAAAAGAATATCAAAGCTGCTCAGCCCAAAGCTCAGGTTATTTCTTATGATGAATATCCGCAGGCTTTTATGGCTTTAAAGCAGGGTAAGGTGAAAGCTGTCACTACTGATTCCGGTATTCTCGCAGGTCTGAAGGCTGGCGATGACAACCCAGATAATTGGGAGATTGTTGGAGAATTTTTCTCTTCAGAGCCATATGGATTGGGTGTGCCTTCCAATGACTCTGCTTTCCGCGATTTCGTCAATAAGGCCCTTAACGAGATGTGGCTCGACGGTTCATACCAAAAAACGTTCAAAAAATGGATGGGATACGACTTGCCTGCCGGTTGGTCTATCGAAATCTGGCCCATGTAA
- a CDS encoding amino acid ABC transporter ATP-binding protein — MAMIEVQKLHKWYGDFHVLQGITESVNKGEVLVICGPSGSGKSTFIRCINRLEEYQKGQILFDGKDILDKDVNINDLRAEIGIVFQQFNLYPHLSVLKNVTLAPIKVKNVPKEQAEETALQLLERVGIHDQAHKYPAELSGGQQQRVAIARSLAMKPKVMLFDEPTSALDPEMINEVLNVMKDLAREGMTMLCVTHEMGFAREVCDRVLFMDGGIVVEQAPPDEFFKNPQHERTRNFLKEIL, encoded by the coding sequence ATGGCAATGATCGAAGTGCAGAAACTGCATAAATGGTATGGTGATTTTCATGTTCTTCAAGGAATCACCGAGTCCGTCAACAAGGGCGAAGTCCTCGTTATCTGTGGTCCTTCCGGATCCGGTAAATCTACCTTTATCAGGTGTATCAATCGGTTGGAAGAATATCAGAAAGGGCAAATCTTGTTTGATGGGAAGGATATTCTGGACAAAGATGTTAATATTAATGACCTGAGGGCAGAAATAGGCATCGTTTTTCAACAATTCAACTTGTACCCCCATCTCTCGGTGCTAAAAAATGTTACATTAGCGCCCATCAAGGTCAAGAATGTACCCAAGGAACAAGCGGAAGAGACAGCTCTTCAGCTCTTGGAGCGTGTTGGCATTCATGATCAGGCTCATAAGTATCCTGCAGAACTTTCCGGTGGGCAGCAACAGCGAGTGGCTATTGCGCGTTCCTTGGCCATGAAACCTAAAGTGATGCTCTTTGATGAACCGACTTCAGCTCTTGATCCTGAAATGATTAATGAGGTGCTGAATGTCATGAAAGACCTGGCTCGTGAGGGAATGACTATGCTCTGTGTCACACATGAAATGGGTTTTGCCCGAGAAGTCTGTGACCGGGTCCTTTTCATGGATGGCGGTATAGTTGTAGAACAAGCTCCGCCAGATGAATTTTTCAAAAATCCCCAGCATGAACGTACAAGGAACTTCCTGAAGGAAATTCTTTAA
- the qrcD gene encoding menaquinone reductase integral membrane subunit QrcD, translating to MDSKLFPEGTQRCSFGQYLIWMAFLVGVFLWGFYGAVLVLYNGIGTTGLDNYFGFGAWITFDLAVIALGAGAFFTGLLKYILKIKQLEKIINLTVIVGFCCYAGAMLVLVLDVGQPTRAWFGYWHPNVHSMLTEVIFCITCYLTVLIIEFIPLILEQKQLNKIPFIHALAHNMHVNMALFAGIGAFLSTFHQGSLGGMYGVLIGRPFSFREGFFIWPWTFFLFVLSAVGSGPVFTVLIATTMEKLTGKKLVDFKTKALMGKIAGTMLSVYMFFKILDTWAWATGYLPSVGLTFDDMFYGVAYGKWLMFSEIILCGVVPAIMLVVPAIRNRPGLLYTAAILDCIGVSLNRYIFTVQTIAFPSMPFDKWQVYFPNWVEYATSIMIVAFGGIVVSLAYRYLPVFPLETKLNYQSGE from the coding sequence ATGGATAGCAAACTCTTCCCGGAAGGGACGCAGCGGTGCTCCTTCGGTCAGTACCTCATCTGGATGGCTTTCCTTGTGGGCGTCTTCCTGTGGGGCTTCTACGGAGCTGTGCTTGTATTGTATAATGGAATCGGTACTACCGGATTAGACAACTATTTCGGGTTTGGTGCCTGGATTACCTTTGACCTTGCGGTTATCGCACTTGGTGCTGGTGCCTTTTTCACTGGCTTGCTCAAGTATATTCTCAAGATAAAACAACTGGAAAAAATCATTAACCTGACGGTTATCGTCGGTTTTTGTTGCTATGCTGGTGCCATGTTGGTTCTGGTGCTCGACGTCGGTCAGCCCACACGTGCATGGTTCGGTTACTGGCATCCGAATGTTCATTCCATGTTGACCGAAGTTATCTTCTGCATCACCTGTTACCTGACTGTTCTCATCATCGAGTTTATTCCGTTGATTCTGGAACAGAAACAGTTGAACAAGATACCTTTTATTCATGCCCTTGCGCATAATATGCATGTCAATATGGCTTTGTTCGCCGGTATTGGTGCTTTCTTGTCTACATTCCACCAAGGTTCCCTCGGAGGAATGTATGGTGTCCTTATCGGGCGTCCGTTTTCCTTCCGTGAGGGATTCTTCATATGGCCGTGGACCTTCTTCCTGTTTGTCCTTTCTGCCGTCGGGTCCGGTCCGGTCTTTACCGTTCTGATCGCTACCACTATGGAGAAACTGACAGGCAAGAAGCTGGTGGACTTCAAGACAAAAGCTTTGATGGGTAAGATTGCTGGCACCATGTTGAGTGTGTACATGTTCTTCAAGATTCTTGACACATGGGCATGGGCGACTGGGTATCTGCCTTCCGTCGGCTTGACTTTTGATGATATGTTCTATGGTGTGGCCTACGGAAAGTGGCTGATGTTCTCCGAGATCATTCTCTGCGGTGTTGTACCTGCTATCATGTTGGTTGTGCCTGCAATAAGAAATCGTCCCGGTTTGCTTTATACAGCCGCTATTCTGGATTGCATCGGTGTTTCTCTGAATCGGTATATTTTCACGGTTCAGACTATCGCCTTTCCGTCTATGCCTTTTGATAAGTGGCAAGTCTACTTCCCGAATTGGGTTGAGTATGCAACTTCTATCATGATTGTCGCTTTTGGCGGAATTGTGGTCAGTCTTGCTTATCGTTATCTGCCGGTCTTCCCACTGGAGACAAAGTTAAACTATCAGTCTGGCGAATAA
- the qrcC gene encoding menaquinone reductase iron-sulfur cluster-binding subunit QrcC: MHMKEFKIKWGMVIDIDKCTGCGACMVGCQVENNIAPMTKEDPYNYVQALTKDRDDASNKLKTLTWMNVYELSNGEVFPNHETAYLPRPCMQCGNPACVPVCPVVATEKNEEGGIVSQVYPRCIGCRYCMAACPYHARYFNWWDPLWPEGMDKGLSPAVSVRPRGVVEKCNFCHTRYMNAKDEARQNGEDPMNLPDGAYITACAEICPTKAITFGDLNNPEHVVHDLAKSKHAFRLVEKLGLEPQVYYASEREWVRRQGDNYNADGGGHH; encoded by the coding sequence ATGCATATGAAAGAATTCAAAATTAAGTGGGGCATGGTCATTGATATTGACAAATGCACCGGGTGCGGGGCCTGTATGGTCGGCTGCCAGGTGGAGAATAATATCGCTCCCATGACGAAAGAAGACCCCTATAACTATGTCCAGGCATTGACTAAGGACCGCGATGATGCGTCCAATAAGCTCAAGACCCTGACCTGGATGAATGTCTACGAACTGTCTAACGGCGAAGTCTTCCCGAATCACGAGACGGCATATCTGCCGAGACCATGCATGCAATGTGGTAATCCTGCTTGTGTGCCAGTGTGTCCGGTGGTCGCTACGGAAAAGAATGAGGAAGGTGGTATCGTCTCGCAGGTATATCCACGTTGTATCGGCTGTCGGTACTGCATGGCTGCGTGTCCGTATCACGCCCGGTACTTCAACTGGTGGGATCCCCTCTGGCCTGAAGGTATGGATAAGGGACTTAGTCCGGCCGTTTCCGTTCGTCCTCGTGGTGTGGTTGAAAAATGTAACTTCTGCCATACGCGTTATATGAACGCCAAAGATGAAGCGCGTCAAAATGGTGAGGACCCGATGAATCTGCCTGATGGTGCATATATTACCGCGTGTGCGGAAATATGTCCTACTAAGGCGATTACTTTCGGTGACCTGAATAATCCAGAGCATGTCGTTCACGATCTCGCCAAAAGCAAACATGCTTTTCGGCTGGTTGAAAAGCTCGGTCTGGAGCCTCAGGTTTACTACGCCTCGGAGCGCGAATGGGTCCGCAGGCAGGGCGACAACTACAACGCCGATGGCGGCGGTCATCACTAA
- the qrcB gene encoding menaquinone reductase molybdopterin-binding-like subunit QrcB: MSVARRAFIQMTVGATAGILFTPTVWTALDDASIWTQNWPWIPTLKYGEVKGIPTVSKICESGCAVKVRTVAGEAFGTEGNVDNPLSGGGICPLCANGVQTKNSPTRIKTPMLNGESITWEKATEVVAEKLEAAGNRVAVISGDQTGTINEVLSALLVDKGSDAFYAMPCDMQAADKAWTGLMGGSGQVGYDMESADVVLLAGADALESWGPTVANLKAFAANEGGKFIFAGPMQTKTASVTSKWVPVPTEGMAAFTLGVCYHVLQAGKSVPARDFDQFKAMVLSGYTPVKVEAATGVKASDMAEVAKLLLAAENPVVVPGGSVAAHAAAFALNLLLGGGMNILPEFGKAVETAMTRSEMLKQDILQGVEADLLFVYEANPTYALTEQVKAGFTVAFDSVNTETTAAADLVLPTPHPYERYDDLVSPYGVAAATYSMGAPVAKPIYDVMNAGDFVLGLIDLGFESFQEVIEAKVGVIGADLDELTEGAAYILEETPDMSGVILAANVLSRAAVPVKGTGAVSLAPYTMLNVGTANQATTPNAPCTISNNQLLGDNMVVMMASVTAKKLGVNVGSKVKLSGGNGDCEALVQIFEGVLPGVVAAPLGMGHTVGDEFSKGKGDNVYKILTVSSEAATGASTWAGSTVNIAKI, encoded by the coding sequence ATGAGTGTAGCACGCAGAGCTTTTATACAGATGACTGTGGGCGCAACCGCCGGTATCCTTTTTACACCGACGGTTTGGACGGCCCTTGATGATGCGTCGATATGGACGCAGAACTGGCCCTGGATCCCCACCCTGAAATATGGTGAGGTGAAAGGAATTCCAACTGTTTCTAAAATATGCGAATCCGGCTGTGCCGTGAAGGTTCGCACCGTAGCTGGCGAAGCCTTCGGAACTGAAGGTAACGTGGACAATCCGCTCTCTGGTGGTGGTATATGTCCTTTGTGCGCCAATGGTGTGCAAACCAAAAACAGTCCGACCCGCATCAAGACACCGATGCTGAACGGTGAATCCATTACCTGGGAAAAGGCTACAGAAGTTGTTGCCGAAAAACTGGAAGCAGCCGGCAACAGAGTTGCTGTCATTTCCGGTGATCAGACAGGCACAATCAACGAAGTTTTATCCGCATTATTGGTCGATAAGGGAAGCGATGCTTTCTACGCCATGCCTTGTGATATGCAAGCTGCTGATAAAGCTTGGACTGGTTTGATGGGCGGCTCTGGTCAAGTTGGGTATGATATGGAAAGTGCGGATGTTGTTCTTCTTGCCGGTGCGGATGCACTGGAATCATGGGGACCAACCGTTGCGAACCTGAAAGCCTTTGCAGCCAACGAAGGTGGAAAATTCATCTTTGCTGGCCCTATGCAGACAAAGACCGCATCCGTCACCAGCAAATGGGTTCCCGTGCCGACTGAAGGCATGGCAGCTTTTACCCTTGGCGTATGCTATCATGTGTTGCAAGCTGGCAAATCCGTGCCCGCTCGTGATTTTGATCAGTTTAAAGCCATGGTTCTGAGTGGGTATACTCCTGTCAAGGTAGAGGCTGCGACAGGTGTCAAGGCTAGTGATATGGCCGAGGTTGCCAAACTCTTGCTCGCCGCTGAAAATCCGGTGGTGGTTCCAGGTGGATCCGTTGCCGCACATGCAGCCGCGTTCGCTTTGAACCTGCTGCTTGGTGGTGGAATGAACATTCTGCCAGAATTCGGAAAGGCTGTAGAAACGGCGATGACTCGTTCTGAGATGCTCAAGCAGGATATCCTGCAAGGTGTTGAAGCCGATCTGCTGTTTGTTTATGAAGCAAATCCCACGTATGCTTTGACGGAGCAAGTTAAAGCCGGATTCACTGTTGCCTTTGATTCGGTGAATACTGAGACTACAGCAGCTGCGGATCTTGTTCTCCCTACGCCTCATCCTTATGAGCGGTATGATGATCTGGTAAGTCCTTACGGAGTTGCTGCCGCCACATATTCAATGGGAGCGCCTGTAGCCAAGCCGATTTATGATGTCATGAATGCCGGAGACTTTGTTCTTGGTCTGATTGATCTCGGATTTGAGAGCTTCCAGGAAGTCATTGAAGCCAAAGTTGGAGTTATTGGTGCTGATCTGGATGAATTGACCGAAGGGGCTGCCTACATTCTTGAGGAAACTCCTGATATGTCGGGTGTCATTTTGGCTGCCAATGTTCTGAGTAGAGCAGCCGTTCCTGTCAAAGGAACTGGTGCAGTCAGCTTGGCTCCCTATACGATGCTCAATGTCGGTACAGCGAATCAGGCAACGACTCCCAATGCTCCTTGCACTATTAGCAATAACCAGCTTCTCGGCGATAATATGGTCGTGATGATGGCTTCCGTGACCGCCAAAAAACTTGGTGTAAACGTCGGCTCCAAGGTGAAGCTTTCCGGTGGCAATGGAGATTGTGAAGCTTTGGTCCAGATATTCGAAGGCGTGTTGCCTGGCGTGGTCGCTGCTCCTTTAGGGATGGGGCACACGGTCGGCGATGAGTTCTCGAAGGGCAAGGGCGATAATGTCTATAAGATCCTCACGGTGAGCTCCGAAGCTGCCACTGGCGCTTCCACATGGGCCGGTTCCACTGTGAACATCGCCAAAATCTAG
- a CDS encoding cytochrome c3 family protein, which produces MEERKASKRCGGGLPFIIGFLTTCVLGWAVIPGLFYKDVEQPIWFSHAVHVEDQGMDCESCHYFRDDGSYAGFPTNEVCAECHAVDPEEAMEAIAEEGIDPNDYEAIMKAEIGAIEDNLASGDEDKLQAEREYVVKYLIQGKEVPWLNYQYQPDNVYFSHKAHAGLDIAELADMKNDLSSVVDPSVFDEPAEQNCNLCHLKDIHLNDVPPAFEQNRLTGYSKTTMKMWKCERCHALKGQSNACYTCHK; this is translated from the coding sequence ATGGAGGAAAGAAAAGCATCGAAACGGTGTGGAGGGGGACTTCCCTTTATCATCGGCTTCCTGACCACCTGCGTATTAGGTTGGGCTGTCATTCCGGGATTGTTCTACAAAGATGTCGAACAACCGATTTGGTTCAGTCATGCAGTGCACGTGGAAGATCAGGGAATGGATTGCGAAAGCTGTCATTATTTCCGGGATGATGGCTCTTATGCCGGATTCCCGACAAATGAAGTCTGCGCTGAATGTCACGCGGTCGATCCAGAGGAAGCAATGGAGGCCATTGCTGAAGAAGGAATCGACCCGAATGATTATGAAGCTATTATGAAAGCTGAAATCGGAGCTATTGAAGACAACTTGGCTTCTGGCGATGAGGATAAGCTGCAGGCAGAACGCGAGTATGTGGTCAAGTATTTGATCCAAGGCAAAGAGGTCCCTTGGTTGAACTATCAGTATCAACCGGATAATGTGTATTTCTCGCACAAGGCTCATGCTGGGCTTGACATTGCCGAGTTGGCAGACATGAAAAATGACCTGTCCAGCGTCGTCGATCCTTCGGTGTTCGACGAGCCTGCCGAACAGAATTGTAATCTGTGTCATCTTAAGGATATTCACCTGAATGATGTACCGCCGGCTTTTGAGCAGAACAGGCTGACTGGTTACAGTAAGACGACAATGAAGATGTGGAAGTGTGAGCGGTGTCATGCCCTCAAGGGCCAATCAAACGCCTGTTACACTTGTCACAAGTAG